Proteins found in one Brachyspira murdochii DSM 12563 genomic segment:
- a CDS encoding type I phosphomannose isomerase catalytic subunit has translation MYLLEFYEIPKEVIWGGSSLASVYSKPFDKSKIIGESWEICDLPNDNSVVSNGELKGKTLSYLVKEYGSELLGTKCKEDYFPLLIKLIDARDKLSIQVHPDEKYANKRHNKHGKNEMWYVIDALDNAKLLIGLKENITKEDLKRALYNKENIEDKFNYFHIKNGDAFYIPSGCIHAILGNAVISEIQTPSDVTYRLYDWNRADKNGNSRELHIEDSFNVVKDINAFNLKSAKHNKIKDASLEINIVFSNEYFTADEYIVSGQYSSKTNKETFEIIMVIDGNGSIESDIPNNIIKLNIGKTVLIPASLGNYIIKSDKCIKFLRVTV, from the coding sequence ATGTATTTGCTAGAATTTTATGAAATACCAAAAGAAGTTATTTGGGGAGGCAGTTCATTAGCTTCCGTATATTCAAAGCCTTTTGATAAAAGTAAGATTATAGGTGAGAGTTGGGAAATTTGTGATTTGCCTAATGATAATAGTGTAGTGTCCAATGGCGAACTTAAAGGAAAAACTTTATCATATTTGGTGAAAGAATACGGCAGCGAACTTTTAGGAACAAAGTGTAAAGAAGATTATTTTCCTCTTTTAATAAAACTTATAGATGCAAGGGATAAATTATCTATACAAGTACACCCTGATGAAAAATATGCTAATAAAAGACATAATAAGCATGGTAAAAATGAGATGTGGTATGTTATTGATGCCTTGGATAATGCTAAACTTCTTATAGGACTAAAAGAAAATATTACTAAAGAAGATTTAAAAAGAGCTTTGTATAATAAAGAAAATATTGAGGATAAGTTCAATTATTTTCATATAAAAAATGGTGATGCTTTTTATATACCAAGCGGCTGTATACATGCTATATTAGGAAATGCAGTTATATCAGAGATACAAACTCCAAGCGATGTTACTTACAGGCTTTATGATTGGAATAGGGCTGATAAAAATGGAAACTCTAGGGAGCTTCATATAGAAGATTCTTTTAATGTTGTAAAAGATATTAATGCTTTTAACTTAAAATCTGCTAAACATAATAAAATCAAAGATGCATCATTAGAAATTAATATAGTATTTTCTAATGAATACTTTACAGCAGATGAATATATTGTTAGCGGGCAGTATTCTTCTAAAACTAATAAAGAAACTTTTGAAATAATTATGGTTATTGATGGAAATGGTTCGATAGAATCTGATATTCCAAATAATATTATTAAACTTAATATTGGAAAAACGGTTTTGATACCAGCTAGTTTAGGAAATTATATAATAAAAAGTGATAAGTGTATAAAATTTCTGAGGGTAACTGTATAA
- a CDS encoding inositol monophosphatase family protein, whose protein sequence is MIDDIITLIMKSIKNISSSKEKPKASLSEKEIEYNNILKEINSIPKSKLNKCLKSAEKIAVKAGKYSLKYFGCPKSISKKGKTDLFTEVDLKNEKIIREYLLKCYPKFGFYGEESSTSDSSEEKKFTWIVDPIDGTSNFVHGYPFYCVSIGLAYKGIPILGVVYAPLTNTVYKAHIKSKSYKNDKVIRVSSSSKLAESMIITGFYYNASVDDDFLHDRMVDFANMVKRTLALRRDGSAALDICMVAEGAADGFFEYGLSPWDICAGTIILKRAGGMVSNINMKEYDIFSKKQYIASNKKIHKEMIKVLE, encoded by the coding sequence ATGATAGATGATATTATAACATTAATTATGAAAAGTATTAAAAATATTTCAAGCAGCAAAGAAAAGCCTAAAGCATCACTATCAGAAAAAGAAATCGAATACAATAATATATTAAAAGAAATAAATAGTATTCCAAAATCTAAGTTAAATAAATGCTTAAAATCAGCAGAAAAAATAGCTGTAAAAGCAGGTAAATATTCTTTAAAATATTTCGGCTGTCCTAAAAGCATATCCAAGAAAGGAAAAACGGATTTATTTACGGAAGTCGATTTAAAAAATGAAAAGATTATCAGAGAATATTTATTAAAATGCTATCCTAAATTTGGTTTTTATGGGGAAGAATCAAGTACTTCAGATAGTTCTGAAGAAAAGAAATTCACTTGGATAGTAGATCCTATAGACGGAACTAGTAATTTTGTACATGGATATCCATTTTATTGTGTATCAATAGGTCTTGCTTATAAAGGCATACCTATACTTGGAGTTGTTTATGCTCCTTTAACTAATACAGTTTATAAGGCACATATAAAATCTAAATCTTATAAAAATGATAAAGTTATTAGAGTAAGCAGCAGCAGTAAACTAGCAGAATCAATGATAATAACTGGTTTTTATTATAATGCCAGTGTAGATGATGATTTCTTACATGACAGAATGGTGGATTTTGCCAATATGGTAAAAAGAACTCTAGCATTAAGACGTGACGGTTCTGCTGCACTTGATATATGTATGGTAGCAGAAGGAGCAGCAGACGGATTTTTTGAATACGGGCTTTCCCCTTGGGATATATGTGCAGGAACAATTATACTAAAACGTGCAGGCGGAATGGTAAGCAATATAAATATGAAAGAATATGATATTTTCTCAAAAAAACAATATATAGCAAGTAATAAAAAAATTCACAAAGAAATGATAAAGGTACTTGAATAA
- a CDS encoding MlaD family protein: MKNKVKLGIFFIVTLVLFVGAIILLGKIKLKGDGYRLYVDYIFIGDLQENGKVSYRGGGIQIGFIEKISINPDGTIRVTLFITDKTVVIPEGTKFSIQTVGLGLGEKYIMVSPPATTTTGMTSIAAGSVIKGVEPFSIETTLGSIGDIGKDLNFQEFSSVITNLAQTINMISDIIGTNEVTITKAISNVNDSLANINNITRDLSYIISDVESGKGTAGAVMKDPTLQTNINEIINNMRIFSEKLRDNPSTLLFRETEKK, from the coding sequence ATGAAAAATAAAGTAAAATTAGGAATATTTTTTATAGTTACATTAGTATTATTTGTAGGTGCTATAATACTTCTCGGCAAGATAAAATTAAAAGGCGACGGATACAGACTTTATGTAGACTATATTTTTATAGGAGATTTGCAGGAGAATGGTAAAGTTTCATACAGAGGCGGCGGCATACAGATAGGTTTCATTGAAAAAATAAGTATTAATCCAGATGGTACTATAAGAGTAACTTTATTTATAACAGATAAAACTGTTGTAATTCCAGAAGGAACAAAATTTTCCATACAAACTGTTGGTTTAGGACTTGGAGAGAAGTATATAATGGTGTCTCCTCCTGCTACTACGACTACAGGTATGACCAGTATAGCAGCAGGAAGTGTGATAAAAGGTGTTGAGCCTTTCAGTATAGAAACTACATTAGGCTCTATTGGAGATATAGGAAAAGATTTAAACTTTCAGGAGTTTTCATCAGTAATAACTAATTTGGCACAGACTATAAATATGATATCAGATATTATAGGTACTAATGAAGTAACTATAACAAAAGCTATTTCAAATGTTAATGATAGTTTAGCCAATATTAATAATATAACTAGAGATTTATCCTATATTATATCAGATGTTGAAAGCGGTAAAGGTACTGCTGGAGCTGTAATGAAAGATCCTACTTTGCAAACTAATATTAACGAAATAATAAATAATATGAGAATATTTAGTGAGAAATTAAGAGATAATCCTTCAACTTTACTATTTAGAGAAACAGAAAAGAAATAA
- the atpD gene encoding F0F1 ATP synthase subunit beta, which yields MVEGKRGKVVQVVGSTLDAEFEEGHLPAILNALYIDKEIEGVKRHIICEVQQHLGGGRVRAIALESTDGISRGDDIFDTENHIMVPVGTETIGRIFNVLGQTVDKGEPVEAKEYRSIHAAPPKFETLEPKLEIFETGIKVIDLLAPYIKGGKTGLFGGAGVGKTVLIMELIHNIASEHGGYSVFAGVGERTREGNDLWSEMKESGVINKTCLVYGQMNEPPGARLRVALTALTMAEYFRDSAGLDVLLFIDNIFRFTQAGSEVSALLGRMPSAVGYQPTLATEMGGLQERITSTRNGSITSIQAVYVPADDLTDPAPATAFTHLDATTVLSREVSEKGIYPAVDPLASTSRILDPNILGQEHYDTARRVQHILQRYRDLQDIIAILGADELSEEDKLVVSRARKIEQFLSQPFFVGEQFTGLQGRYVKLEDTIRSFKGICNGDYDDLPDQAFRFVGSIEEAVSKAKTMSN from the coding sequence ATGGTAGAAGGAAAAAGAGGTAAAGTTGTTCAGGTTGTAGGTTCTACCCTAGATGCTGAGTTTGAGGAAGGACATCTTCCTGCTATATTAAATGCACTTTATATAGATAAAGAAATAGAGGGTGTTAAAAGACATATAATTTGCGAAGTTCAGCAGCATTTAGGTGGCGGAAGAGTAAGAGCTATAGCTTTGGAATCTACAGACGGTATATCTAGGGGCGATGATATATTTGATACAGAAAATCACATAATGGTGCCTGTAGGAACTGAAACTATAGGTAGAATTTTTAATGTATTAGGTCAGACAGTTGATAAGGGAGAGCCTGTAGAAGCTAAAGAGTACAGATCTATACATGCTGCTCCGCCTAAATTTGAAACTCTAGAGCCTAAACTTGAAATATTTGAAACAGGTATTAAAGTAATAGACTTATTAGCACCATACATTAAAGGCGGTAAAACAGGTCTTTTCGGCGGTGCTGGAGTAGGTAAGACTGTTCTTATAATGGAGCTTATACATAATATAGCAAGCGAACATGGCGGTTATTCAGTATTTGCCGGTGTTGGTGAAAGAACAAGAGAGGGTAATGATTTATGGTCAGAGATGAAGGAATCGGGAGTTATTAATAAAACTTGTCTTGTTTATGGTCAGATGAATGAGCCTCCGGGAGCAAGACTTAGGGTAGCATTAACAGCATTAACTATGGCAGAATATTTCAGAGATTCGGCAGGTCTTGATGTTCTTTTATTTATAGATAATATATTCAGATTTACTCAGGCCGGCAGTGAAGTATCAGCCCTTTTAGGACGTATGCCTTCGGCAGTAGGTTATCAGCCTACATTGGCAACAGAGATGGGAGGTCTTCAGGAGAGAATTACATCCACTAGAAACGGTTCTATTACATCTATACAGGCGGTTTATGTACCTGCAGATGACCTTACAGACCCAGCTCCTGCTACAGCATTTACTCACCTTGATGCTACTACTGTATTATCAAGAGAAGTTAGTGAAAAAGGTATATATCCTGCAGTAGATCCTCTTGCTTCAACAAGCAGAATACTAGATCCTAACATCTTAGGTCAGGAGCATTATGATACTGCAAGAAGAGTACAGCATATACTTCAAAGATACAGAGATTTGCAGGATATTATTGCTATACTTGGTGCTGATGAGCTTTCTGAAGAGGATAAACTTGTGGTATCTCGTGCTAGAAAAATAGAACAGTTTTTAAGCCAGCCTTTCTTTGTTGGAGAACAGTTTACAGGTCTTCAGGGAAGGTATGTTAAATTGGAGGATACTATTAGAAGTTTTAAAGGTATTTGTAACGGCGATTATGATGATTTGCCAGATCAAGCATTTAGATTTGTAGGATCTATAGAAGAAGCTGTTTCAAAAGCTAAGACTATGAGTAATTAA
- a CDS encoding ABC transporter ATP-binding protein produces MSDIIIELKDVYKTFGPQRVLNGVNLKVNKGETLSVIGNSGCGKSVLIKHLIGLLQPDSGSIVVDGQDINKISDNELTEVRKKFAMVFQGAALFDSLNVYENVSFGLRRIKKDMPEDRIKVKVAEVLEMVGMPNIEHKMPSELSGGMKKRVGLARAIAMDPQILLYDEPTTGLDPVMSRVIDDLIVKMQSILNVTSIVITHDMTSVFRMSDRVVMLHKGQIIEGGDPDHLGETDNPHLKFFFMSSIAKKGEDIESIRPKD; encoded by the coding sequence ATGAGCGATATTATTATAGAATTAAAAGATGTTTATAAAACTTTTGGACCTCAAAGAGTACTTAATGGTGTTAATCTTAAGGTTAATAAGGGAGAGACTTTATCTGTTATAGGAAATTCTGGATGCGGTAAAAGCGTGCTTATAAAACATTTAATAGGTCTGCTTCAGCCTGATTCTGGGTCTATAGTTGTAGACGGACAGGATATTAATAAAATTTCTGATAATGAACTTACAGAAGTAAGAAAGAAATTTGCAATGGTGTTTCAAGGAGCTGCATTATTTGACTCATTAAATGTATATGAAAATGTGAGTTTCGGGCTTAGAAGAATAAAAAAAGATATGCCTGAAGATAGAATAAAAGTAAAAGTAGCAGAAGTTCTTGAAATGGTTGGTATGCCAAATATAGAACATAAAATGCCTTCAGAGCTTTCAGGCGGTATGAAAAAACGTGTAGGTTTGGCACGTGCTATTGCTATGGATCCTCAGATACTTCTTTATGATGAACCTACTACTGGATTAGACCCTGTAATGTCTAGGGTTATAGATGATTTAATAGTAAAAATGCAGTCTATTCTTAATGTTACAAGCATTGTTATAACTCATGATATGACTAGTGTATTTAGAATGTCTGATAGAGTTGTTATGCTTCATAAGGGGCAGATTATTGAGGGAGGAGATCCGGATCATTTGGGTGAAACAGATAACCCTCATTTGAAATTCTTCTTTATGAGCAGTATAGCAAAAAAAGGTGAAGATATAGAAAGTATAAGACCAAAAGATTAA
- a CDS encoding methyl-accepting chemotaxis protein, whose product MLFQVNEDKLKRRLKFYIPISFIIMACISVGSYSILLRTIYQLENSLIGYVYLFIFLLMIVIPVSMFFDCLKVERGKYIPLGKIFVIKSGIAVILVAIVSYAIHLLTKKVTLFEIINIRLTMVIFLITVAMTFSSIFFNILVRPLYKKTGRKEYYLPMVYSFLPASMATMIFIVTLINGLHYRSEIIYDSQYDMMLKKGYANDFINNFYDGMSKYVTAADNISTYMKLIYSNSYTLNNYVETLSSYLSTRYANDRNIAGFSIFIRDLENINITLNREDMNSLSMEWKYDNNNLVTISTNIRPNLSGNNLTKMYEGTNSIVDIMPNSELFYIYAPIILNGKNIGFVSLEVRSSVYQDILSDITFKNNLDIFITDDLYVIKASNNPSALGNMQRDLDNAVVSADIKDVRNNNYRNNISDVKIIALKNTNKFVIKYSVFNNLYIINLWQHSNAYNNQLFRETIIKSSVAIYLGLLAFLIVILALILSLRKTLVFAKNVSDSISEGDGDLTIRLPVISNNESGELVHSFNKFLDKVKNIIVSVKNNAYTLTGNIQNMRASISISISDFNTIYKEFETELENSNKIAESSANAARVSFMQRTRFTAVNETVQLLLENINDINNKMKLQSEAVSKTSSSVQQMMANIVTVSHGATKANDYAKILYTEAQDGSNIGESVVDSIQSIKEYSKQITNITQVIHNIAEQTNLLAMNAAIEAAHAGEHGRGFTVVADKIRKLAEDTGENSKIINEIIEETTQAIDKTVSLAFRSSESMEKILEGSNTLADLISTISGANDELDIGRREILMNITNLNNITEDVQELSLKQMQMSSAVSQNISSVDKLAEDVVNVVNATESDMKELVNSIENVSNLSTTSSNNMEVMDKRIKELQYIFLQLYKLVISFKTEKTEEELAKDKGKTTSVDKERLKLERKAEKQRVKEEKRRLKELKKESNRVKNR is encoded by the coding sequence ATGCTTTTTCAAGTAAATGAAGATAAACTAAAAAGAAGATTAAAATTTTATATACCAATATCTTTTATTATAATGGCCTGTATATCGGTAGGCTCTTATTCTATTCTATTAAGAACAATTTATCAGTTGGAAAACTCATTGATAGGTTATGTGTACTTATTTATATTCCTATTAATGATAGTTATTCCTGTTAGTATGTTTTTTGATTGTTTAAAGGTAGAAAGAGGAAAGTATATACCATTAGGAAAAATATTTGTTATTAAATCAGGTATTGCTGTAATTTTAGTAGCAATTGTATCATATGCTATACACCTATTAACAAAAAAAGTTACTTTATTTGAAATTATTAATATACGTCTTACAATGGTAATATTTTTGATTACCGTGGCTATGACATTCTCATCTATATTTTTTAATATATTAGTAAGACCTTTATATAAAAAGACAGGAAGAAAAGAGTATTATTTGCCTATGGTATACAGTTTTCTGCCTGCTTCTATGGCTACTATGATATTTATTGTTACATTAATTAATGGTTTGCATTACAGATCGGAAATTATTTATGACAGTCAGTATGATATGATGTTAAAAAAAGGTTATGCAAATGATTTTATTAATAATTTTTATGACGGTATGTCTAAATATGTTACAGCAGCAGATAACATATCTACATATATGAAGCTTATATATAGTAATTCTTATACATTAAATAATTATGTAGAAACATTATCTTCGTATTTGAGTACAAGATATGCTAATGATCGTAATATTGCAGGTTTCTCTATTTTTATAAGAGATTTAGAAAATATTAATATAACTCTTAATAGAGAAGACATGAATAGTTTATCTATGGAATGGAAATATGATAATAATAATTTAGTTACAATTAGTACTAATATCAGACCGAATCTTTCTGGAAATAATTTGACAAAAATGTATGAAGGTACTAATTCTATAGTAGATATTATGCCTAATTCAGAGTTGTTTTATATTTATGCTCCTATTATTTTAAATGGTAAAAATATTGGTTTTGTTAGTTTAGAAGTTAGAAGTTCTGTTTATCAGGATATATTAAGCGATATAACTTTTAAAAATAATTTGGATATTTTTATAACAGATGATTTATATGTTATAAAAGCTTCAAATAATCCTTCAGCTTTAGGAAATATGCAGAGAGATTTGGATAATGCTGTTGTTTCTGCTGATATTAAAGATGTTAGAAATAATAATTATAGAAATAATATTAGTGATGTTAAGATTATTGCTTTGAAAAATACAAATAAATTTGTAATTAAATATTCTGTCTTTAATAATTTGTATATTATTAATTTATGGCAGCACAGCAATGCTTATAATAATCAATTGTTTAGGGAAACTATTATAAAATCTTCAGTAGCTATTTATTTGGGATTATTGGCATTTTTAATAGTAATACTAGCATTAATTCTTTCTTTGAGAAAAACTCTTGTATTTGCTAAAAATGTTTCTGATTCTATTAGTGAGGGCGACGGAGATTTAACTATAAGGCTTCCTGTTATCAGTAATAATGAATCAGGAGAGTTAGTTCACTCTTTCAATAAATTCTTGGATAAAGTAAAAAATATTATTGTAAGCGTAAAAAATAATGCTTATACTTTAACCGGAAATATTCAAAACATGAGAGCTTCTATTAGTATTAGTATAAGCGATTTTAATACTATATATAAAGAATTTGAAACAGAGCTTGAAAATTCTAATAAAATAGCAGAATCTTCTGCAAATGCCGCCAGAGTAAGTTTTATGCAGAGAACTAGATTTACTGCTGTTAATGAAACAGTGCAGTTATTGTTAGAAAATATTAATGATATTAATAATAAAATGAAACTACAGTCTGAAGCAGTATCTAAAACAAGCAGTTCTGTACAGCAGATGATGGCTAATATTGTTACTGTAAGCCATGGAGCTACAAAAGCAAATGACTATGCTAAAATACTTTATACAGAAGCTCAGGACGGAAGTAATATAGGGGAATCTGTTGTGGATTCTATTCAAAGTATTAAAGAATATTCTAAACAGATTACAAATATTACTCAGGTTATACATAATATTGCAGAACAGACTAACCTTTTGGCTATGAATGCGGCAATAGAAGCAGCACATGCAGGAGAGCATGGAAGAGGATTTACAGTTGTTGCTGATAAAATTAGAAAATTGGCCGAAGATACCGGAGAAAACTCTAAAATAATTAATGAAATCATTGAAGAAACTACTCAGGCTATAGATAAAACTGTATCTTTAGCTTTTAGAAGTTCTGAATCTATGGAAAAGATTTTGGAGGGTTCTAATACTCTTGCTGATTTAATATCTACTATATCAGGTGCTAATGACGAGCTTGACATAGGAAGACGTGAAATACTTATGAATATTACTAACTTAAATAATATTACTGAAGATGTTCAGGAGCTTTCGCTTAAGCAAATGCAGATGAGTTCGGCTGTTAGTCAGAATATTTCCAGTGTTGATAAATTGGCTGAAGATGTTGTTAATGTTGTTAATGCTACAGAAAGCGATATGAAAGAGCTTGTAAATTCTATAGAGAATGTTTCTAATCTTTCTACTACAAGCAGTAATAATATGGAAGTTATGGATAAGAGAATTAAAGAACTTCAATATATATTCCTACAGCTATACAAATTAGTTATATCTTTCAAAACTGAAAAGACTGAGGAAGAGCTTGCTAAAGATAAAGGTAAAACTACATCTGTAGATAAGGAAAGATTAAAATTAGAACGTAAGGCAGAAAAACAAAGGGTTAAAGAAGAAAAGAGAAGATTAAAAGAATTAAAAAAAGAAAGCAATAGAGTAAAAAATAGATAA